The proteins below are encoded in one region of Triticum aestivum cultivar Chinese Spring chromosome 1B, IWGSC CS RefSeq v2.1, whole genome shotgun sequence:
- the LOC123085738 gene encoding protein FAR1-RELATED SEQUENCE 5 yields the protein MMESMASIAPSAGSTTAIGLEDDANNFSMVQRGLDIHDEDCFNTPKRTSSLPACGSTYEPECDDSLQPSIGMRFDSWEAGLAFYRMYAHEVGFSVRIWTQHKGEGGVIIWKKFVCAREGWRKEKSVEIAQDTQEMQRKMVKRNIKITRCGCEAMIRLKRQVDGKYEVVQFVQSHTHQLISPSKRHLIRSNREVTSDLRNKLFTCSMALLGTSKTYRVLTIEKGGPGNIGCTKRDLQNYDHDFRAAIKGADGQLIVDIMENKKKANPAFYFDYLVEENNKLTNIFWADSICRKNYSLFGDVVSFDSTYRFNKYDLVFTPFTGVNHHKSCVTFGAAFLSNEKIASYKWLFQTFLKAMCGVAPKLIITELQEDNSSDSRHFTTSSFP from the exons ATGATGGAGTCAATGGCAAGTATTGCTCCAAGTGCCGGCTCAACTACAGCAATAGGACTTGAAGATGATGCCAACAACTTTTCCATG GTCCAAAGGGGATTGGACATACATGATGAAGATTGTTTCAACACACCAAAAAGAACCAGTAGCCTCCCCGCGTGT GGGTCAACTTATGAGCCTGAGTGTGATGATAGCCTACAACCCTCAATTGGCATGCGATTTGATAGCTGGGAGGCAGGTTTAGCATTCTATAGAATGTATGCCCATGAGGTTGGCTTCTCTGTACGCATATGGACACAACACAAAGGAGAGGGTGGTGTAATAATTTGGAAGAAGTTTGTTTGTGCAAGAGAAGGTTGGAGGAAGGAAAAGTCAGTGGAAATTGCCCAAGATACTCAGGAAATGCAGAGAAAAATGGTTAAAAGAAATATCAAGATAACCAGATGCGGTTGTGAGGCTATGATCAGATTGAAGAGGCAAGTTGATGGCAAGTATGAGGTCGTCCAGTTTGTTCAATCACACACGCACCAACTTATCTCACCAAGTAAGAGACATCTCATCCGGTCAAATAGAGAGGTAACTAGTGATTTGAGAAACAAACTATTTACATGCAGTATGGCATTGCTTGGCACATCAAAAACTTATCGCGTGCTTACTATTGAGAAAGGTGGGCCAGGGAACATAGGTTGCACGAAACGTGACTTACAAAACTATGACCATGATTTTAGGGCAGCAATTAAGGGAGCAGATGGACAACTTATAGTAGATATAATGGAAAATAAAAAGAAGGCCAATCCAGCATTCTATTTTGATTACCTGGTAGAGGAGAACAATAAACTGACAAATATTTTCTGGGCAGATAGTATATGTAGAAAGAACTActcattgtttggtgatgttgtgtcaTTCGACTCTACATATAGATTCAACAAGTATGACCTGGTATTTACCCCTTTTACTGGAGTTAACCATCATAAATCTTGTGTTACATTTGGTGCTGCTTTTTTGTCAAATGAGAAGATTGCATCATACAAATGGTTATTCCAGACTTTCTTGAAAGCAATGTGTGGGGTTGCACCAAAGCTAATCATAACTGAGCTGCAAGAGGACAATTCTAGCGACTCAAGACACTTCACAACATCCAGCTTTCCTTGA